A single genomic interval of Melanotaenia boesemani isolate fMelBoe1 chromosome 4, fMelBoe1.pri, whole genome shotgun sequence harbors:
- the LOC121637784 gene encoding phosphoribosyl pyrophosphate synthase-associated protein 1-like isoform X1 yields MPIRRFGGHRSLLPYSQATKLSYGYTKMNISRSGYRVFSANSTTACTELAKKITERLGVELGKSTVYQESNSETRVDLKESVRGQDIFIIQTIPRDVNTAIMELLVMAYALKTSCAKNIIGVIPYFPYSKQCKMRKRGSIVCKLLASMLAKAGLTHIITMDLHQKEIQGFFSFPVDNLRASPFLIQYIQEEIPDYRNAIIVAKSPSAAKRAQSYAERLRLGLAVMHGEAHHSESDMADGRHSPPLSRATTGHTGLELPSSSRHVPFPGIELPIMMAKEKPPITVVGDVGGRIAIIVDDIIDDVEDFVAAAEILKERGAYKIYIMATHGLLSAEAPRLIEESAIDEVVVTNTVPHEVQKLQCPKIKTVDVSMILAEAIRRIHNGESMAYLFRNIAVDD; encoded by the exons ATGCCAATTAGGCGTTTTGGGGGTCACAGGTCTCTGCTTCCTTACTCTCAAGCTACAAAGTTGTCATATGGTTATACAAAAATGAATATTTCAAGAAGTGGCTACAGGGTTTTTTCTGCCAACTCCACCACTGCCTGCACCGAGCTGGCCAAGAAGATAACAGA ACGCTTGGGTGTGGAGTTGGGCAAGTCAACAGTTTATCAAGAGTCAAATTCAG AGACTCGAGTGGATTTGAAAGAATCAGTGCGTGGACAAGACATCTTTATCATTCAGACCATTCCCAG AGATGTCAACACAGCCATCATGGAGCTGCTGGTGATGGCTTATGCACTGAAGACATCTTGTGCCAAGAACATCATCGGAGTCATCCCATACTTTCCCTACAGCAAGCAGTGCAAGATGAGGAAGAGAGGATCCATTGTGTGCAAGCTGCTAGCATCCATGTTGGCTAAGGCTG GTCTGACACATATCATCACTATGGACCTTCACCAGAAGGAAATCCAGGGCTTCTTCAGTTTCCCTGTTGACAACCTCAGAGCTTCTCCTTTCCTCATCCAGTACATCCAGGAGGAG ATCCCGGACTACAGGAATGCCATAATTGTTGCAAAGTCCCCTTCAGCCGCTAAAAG AGCTCAGTCCTATGCCGAGAGGCTGCGACTCGGACTGGCGGTGATGCACGGAGAGGCCCACCATTCAGAGTCGGACATGGCAGACGGCCGGCATTCTCCCCCGTTGTCCCGAGCCACTACAGGACACACCGGCCTGGAGCTGCCAT caaGCAGCCGACATGTCCCATTTCCTGGGATAGAGCTCCCAA TAATGATGGCGAAGGAGAAACCACCTATTACTGTTGTTGGAGACGTCGGAGGCCGAATCGCCATCATTGTT GATGACATCATAGATGATGTGGAGGACTTTGTCGCTGCAGCAGAAATCCTGAAGGAGAGGGGTGCCTACAAGATCTACATCATGGCCACACACGGCTTGCTGTCTGCAGAGGCACCAAGACTTATAGAGGAGTCTGCTATCGATGAG GTGGTGGTTACAAACACCGTTCCTCATGAGGTTCAGAAGCTTCAGTGTCCGAAAATCAAAACTGTGGACGTCAGTATGATCCTGGCCGAGGCGATCCGGCGC
- the LOC121637784 gene encoding phosphoribosyl pyrophosphate synthase-associated protein 1-like isoform X2 has translation MPIRRFGGHRSLLPYSQATKLSYGYTKMNISRSGYRVFSANSTTACTELAKKITERLGVELGKSTVYQESNSETRVDLKESVRGQDIFIIQTIPRDVNTAIMELLVMAYALKTSCAKNIIGVIPYFPYSKQCKMRKRGSIVCKLLASMLAKAGLTHIITMDLHQKEIQGFFSFPVDNLRASPFLIQYIQEEIPDYRNAIIVAKSPSAAKRAQSYAERLRLGLAVMHGEAHHSESDMADGRHSPPLSRATTGHTGLELPLMMAKEKPPITVVGDVGGRIAIIVDDIIDDVEDFVAAAEILKERGAYKIYIMATHGLLSAEAPRLIEESAIDEVVVTNTVPHEVQKLQCPKIKTVDVSMILAEAIRRIHNGESMAYLFRNIAVDD, from the exons ATGCCAATTAGGCGTTTTGGGGGTCACAGGTCTCTGCTTCCTTACTCTCAAGCTACAAAGTTGTCATATGGTTATACAAAAATGAATATTTCAAGAAGTGGCTACAGGGTTTTTTCTGCCAACTCCACCACTGCCTGCACCGAGCTGGCCAAGAAGATAACAGA ACGCTTGGGTGTGGAGTTGGGCAAGTCAACAGTTTATCAAGAGTCAAATTCAG AGACTCGAGTGGATTTGAAAGAATCAGTGCGTGGACAAGACATCTTTATCATTCAGACCATTCCCAG AGATGTCAACACAGCCATCATGGAGCTGCTGGTGATGGCTTATGCACTGAAGACATCTTGTGCCAAGAACATCATCGGAGTCATCCCATACTTTCCCTACAGCAAGCAGTGCAAGATGAGGAAGAGAGGATCCATTGTGTGCAAGCTGCTAGCATCCATGTTGGCTAAGGCTG GTCTGACACATATCATCACTATGGACCTTCACCAGAAGGAAATCCAGGGCTTCTTCAGTTTCCCTGTTGACAACCTCAGAGCTTCTCCTTTCCTCATCCAGTACATCCAGGAGGAG ATCCCGGACTACAGGAATGCCATAATTGTTGCAAAGTCCCCTTCAGCCGCTAAAAG AGCTCAGTCCTATGCCGAGAGGCTGCGACTCGGACTGGCGGTGATGCACGGAGAGGCCCACCATTCAGAGTCGGACATGGCAGACGGCCGGCATTCTCCCCCGTTGTCCCGAGCCACTACAGGACACACCGGCCTGGAGCTGCCAT TAATGATGGCGAAGGAGAAACCACCTATTACTGTTGTTGGAGACGTCGGAGGCCGAATCGCCATCATTGTT GATGACATCATAGATGATGTGGAGGACTTTGTCGCTGCAGCAGAAATCCTGAAGGAGAGGGGTGCCTACAAGATCTACATCATGGCCACACACGGCTTGCTGTCTGCAGAGGCACCAAGACTTATAGAGGAGTCTGCTATCGATGAG GTGGTGGTTACAAACACCGTTCCTCATGAGGTTCAGAAGCTTCAGTGTCCGAAAATCAAAACTGTGGACGTCAGTATGATCCTGGCCGAGGCGATCCGGCGC
- the si:dkey-45d16.4 gene encoding trichohyalin isoform X1, protein MERVVVEVPINNGFSIPCPSSTPRKRQVRFSARHDIILLREVIAQNPFASKEPGRIWARVGEIITATLQEENFEVDARRCRERTMLLLDYYKKQDFPSLRRFGTERLYAQKEDLLHEVLELEAEKGLLSSGEGTKYQDEERRNHVIEELTLPEQDKPDITQIPPAEVEEEREQMAELSAAPTAKRPCQCCCQTYSEILSFLEKRSEAEQRLREEELSLRREELEIQRSKISLERERLEAERKERERRFELESRERQVILDLLKEKVLKG, encoded by the exons ATGGAGCGGGTGGTGGTGGAAGTGCCGATCAACAACG GTTTTTCCATCCCCTGCCCATCCTCAACACCCCGTAAGCGCCAGGTGCGTTTCTCAGCACGGCATGACATCATTCTTCTACGGGAAGTTATTGCCCAGAACCCCTTTGCCTCCAAGGAGCCAG GACGAATCTGGGCCCGGGTCGGGGAAATCATCACTGCCACCCTCCAGGAGGAAAACTTTGAGGTGGATGCCAGGAGGTGCAGAGAGAGGaccatgctgctgctggactacTATAAGAAACAAGACTTTCCCAGTCTGCGCAG GTTTGGAACAGAGAGGTTGTATGCCCAGAAGGAGGATCTGCTCCATGAGGTTTTGGAGCTGGAGGCTGAAAAGGGGCTCCTGTCCAGTGGTGAGGGCACAAAATACCAG GATGAAGAACGAAGAAATCATGTCATCGAGGAGCTGACACTGCCAGAACAGGACAAACCGGACATCACGCAAATCCCTCCTGCAG AAGTAGAAGAAGAGCGAGAGCAAATGGCAGAGCTCTCAGCGGCGCCCACAGCCAAGCGGCCCTGTCAGTGTTGCTGCCAGACGTACTCAGAGATTCTCAGCTTTCTGGAGAAACGCTCGGAGGCAGAGCAACGGCTGCGAGAGGAGGAGCTTTCCCTGCGCCGAGAAGAGCTGGAGATTCAGAGGA GTAAGATTTCTCTGGAGAGGGAGCGTCTGGAAGCtgagaggaaagaaagagaacgCAGATTTGAGCTCGAGAGCCGAGAGAGGCAGGTCATCTTGGAcctgttaaaagaaaaggtgCTGAAGGGCTGA
- the si:dkey-45d16.4 gene encoding uncharacterized protein si:dkey-45d16.4 isoform X2 — MERVVVEVPINNGFSIPCPSSTPRKRQVRFSARHDIILLREVIAQNPFASKEPGRIWARVGEIITATLQEENFEVDARRCRERTMLLLDYYKKQDFPSLRRFGTERLYAQKEDLLHEVLELEAEKGLLSSGEGTKYQDEERRNHVIEELTLPEQDKPDITQIPPAEVEEEREQMAELSAAPTAKRPCQCCCQTYSEILSFLEKRSEAEQRLREEELSLRREELEIQRNIQIFHSQVRFLWRGSVWKLRGKKENADLSSRAERGRSSWTC, encoded by the exons ATGGAGCGGGTGGTGGTGGAAGTGCCGATCAACAACG GTTTTTCCATCCCCTGCCCATCCTCAACACCCCGTAAGCGCCAGGTGCGTTTCTCAGCACGGCATGACATCATTCTTCTACGGGAAGTTATTGCCCAGAACCCCTTTGCCTCCAAGGAGCCAG GACGAATCTGGGCCCGGGTCGGGGAAATCATCACTGCCACCCTCCAGGAGGAAAACTTTGAGGTGGATGCCAGGAGGTGCAGAGAGAGGaccatgctgctgctggactacTATAAGAAACAAGACTTTCCCAGTCTGCGCAG GTTTGGAACAGAGAGGTTGTATGCCCAGAAGGAGGATCTGCTCCATGAGGTTTTGGAGCTGGAGGCTGAAAAGGGGCTCCTGTCCAGTGGTGAGGGCACAAAATACCAG GATGAAGAACGAAGAAATCATGTCATCGAGGAGCTGACACTGCCAGAACAGGACAAACCGGACATCACGCAAATCCCTCCTGCAG AAGTAGAAGAAGAGCGAGAGCAAATGGCAGAGCTCTCAGCGGCGCCCACAGCCAAGCGGCCCTGTCAGTGTTGCTGCCAGACGTACTCAGAGATTCTCAGCTTTCTGGAGAAACGCTCGGAGGCAGAGCAACGGCTGCGAGAGGAGGAGCTTTCCCTGCGCCGAGAAGAGCTGGAGATTCAGAGGA ACATTCAGATCTTTCATTCTCAGGTAAGATTTCTCTGGAGAGGGAGCGTCTGGAAGCtgagaggaaagaaagagaacgCAGATTTGAGCTCGAGAGCCGAGAGAGGCAGGTCATCTTGGAcctgttaa